Proteins found in one Bacillus subtilis subsp. subtilis str. 168 genomic segment:
- the rlmG gene encoding 23S rRNA m2G1835 methyltransferase (Evidence 2a: Function from experimental evidences in other organisms; PubMedId: 17010380; Product type e : enzyme), with the protein MSEHYYSEKPSVKSNKQTWSFRLRNKDFTFTSDSGVFSKKEVDFGSRLLIDSFEEPEVEGGILDVGCGYGPIGLSLASDFKDRTIHMIDVNERAVELSNENAEQNGITNVKIYQSDLFSNVDSAQTFASILTNPPIRAGKKVVHAIFEKSAEHLKASGELWIVIQKKQGAPSAIEKLEELFDEVSVVQKKKGYYIIKAKKV; encoded by the coding sequence ATGAGTGAGCACTATTATTCAGAAAAACCTTCAGTAAAAAGCAACAAGCAAACCTGGTCTTTTAGGCTTCGGAATAAAGATTTCACGTTTACCAGCGACAGCGGGGTTTTTTCTAAAAAAGAAGTTGATTTCGGCTCCCGCCTGCTGATTGATTCTTTTGAAGAGCCTGAGGTTGAGGGCGGCATTTTAGATGTAGGCTGCGGATACGGCCCGATTGGTTTATCGCTCGCCAGCGACTTTAAAGACCGGACCATCCACATGATTGACGTTAATGAGAGAGCCGTAGAACTATCAAATGAAAATGCGGAACAGAACGGAATAACAAACGTTAAGATTTATCAAAGCGATTTGTTTTCAAACGTTGATTCTGCTCAAACATTTGCTTCTATTCTTACAAATCCCCCAATCCGAGCCGGAAAAAAAGTTGTCCATGCTATCTTTGAGAAAAGCGCTGAACACTTAAAAGCTTCAGGTGAATTGTGGATCGTCATACAGAAAAAGCAAGGCGCGCCTTCTGCCATTGAAAAGCTCGAGGAACTGTTCGATGAAGTTTCCGTCGTTCAAAAAAAGAAAGGCTATTATATCATAAAAGCAAAAAAAGTTTGA